One genomic segment of Tripterygium wilfordii isolate XIE 37 chromosome 9, ASM1340144v1, whole genome shotgun sequence includes these proteins:
- the LOC120006265 gene encoding uncharacterized protein LOC120006265: MGCCGSTDRASSSSQKHQSSYESAHESRAPPPSAEEETVKEVLSVTPEPKPIPPTRATSIANNTKEEECKKNWVEPILADNVKESNGFKVEQGLQEEVSEVSEICSLSLSESVSTAITDKRDDEDEVRQRVARSPAKSASRNGYSGDSGPKRERVVGRSPTRRSEHSPAKRNGAIGGGSVRMVHSREVGQFTRGGSRPDLSRRDPGESSGRRTGLSAANRSTPGRSPSTRKTNQSPGRARLDPTGNGGRKVEEQSVDGNKRPSSTAATTNESLENPLVSMECFIFL; encoded by the coding sequence ATGGGTTGCTGTGGGAGCACCGACAgagcttcttcatcttctcaaaAGCACCAGTCAAGCTATGAGTCCGCACATGAAAGCAGAGCACCACCGCCTTCCGCTGAAGAAGAAACTGTCAAAGAAGTTCTTTCTGTAACTCCTGAACCCAAACCAATACCACCAACAAGAGCAACAAGCATAGCCAATAATACAAAAGAAGAGGAATGCAAGAAAAATTGGGTAGAACCAATATTGGCAGACAATGTCAAGGAAAGCAATGGCTTCAAGGTTGAGCAGGGCTTGCAAGAGGAGGTTTCTGAAGTTTCAGAGATCTGCAGCTTGAGCTTGAGTGAGAGTGTATCCACTGCAATTACTGATAAGAGAGATGATGAGGATGAGGTGAGGCAGAGAGTGGCTAGATCTCCGGCCAAATCGGCATCCAGAAACGGGTATTCCGGCGATTCAGGACCAAAGAGAGAGCGGGTTGTGGGAAGGTCACCAACCCGAAGATCCGAACACTCACCCGCCAAAAGAAACGGTGCCATCGGTGGTGGGTCAGTGAGGATGGTTCACAGTAGGGAAGTGGGTCAGTTCACAAGAGGCGGTTCAAGGCCCGATCTAAGTAGGAGGGATCCGGGTGAGAGCTCTGGGAGGAGGACAGGATTGAGTGCTGCCAATAGATCCACACCGGGTCGGAGCCCGTCTACAAGAAAGACGAATCAGTCACCGGGTCGGGCGAGATTGGATCCTACCGGGAATGGCGGAAGAAAGGTGGAGGAACAGAGTGTCGATGGTAATAAGCGGCCGAGTAGCACTGCTGCTACAACAAATGAATCGCTTGAAAACCCACTCGTGTCCATGGAATGTTTCATCTTTCTCTAG
- the LOC120005284 gene encoding uncharacterized protein At5g65660-like, with the protein MGEGDGFNSTWPPIGAPVLNVQRDEHLSNFDNSVNAVSFGFVATAILISMFLVMAIFERFVRPTSTAGGRRHGDLESQTDFNVKLGQPSPKMTVYASGVSVLMPGDNIPSFIAHLAPVPCPPERNPWPHHQHNPSLNPTTNSSS; encoded by the exons ATGGGCGAGGGAGATGGGTTTAACAGTACTTGGCCACCTATTGGAGCTCCTGTGTTGAATGTGCAAAGAGATGAGCACTTGAGCAATTTTGACAACTCCGTTAATGCGGTGTCGTTTGGTTTTGTTGCTACTGCAATTCTAATTTCCATGTTCTTGGTTATGGCCATCTTTGAGAGATTCGTCAGACCCACATCGACTGCCGGTGGTCGGAGACACGGTGACCTTGAATCCCAGACCGATTTCAATGTCAAGCTTGGTCAACCTTCACCCAAA ATGACTGTGTATGCTAGTGGAGTTTCCGTCCTGATGCCTGGAGATAACATTCCCAGCTTCATTGCACACCTCGCCCCCGTGCCTTGTCCTCCCGAACGAAATCCATGGCCTCACCATCAACACAATCCATCTCTCAACCCTACCACGAATTCAAGTTCATGA
- the LOC120006499 gene encoding kelch-like protein 8, with protein MGSLPSPPRPTTPPPSPEFSPSRYRVYASFCLREPSANMNISNWIEFYNPSNNTWTPITSIPGLIDNHVLKDFVMVSLGSSIYIIGGRLCRKQKVADSDDSTDFVDEEIVVLSSVRRYNVQSNEWSTCAPLGVPRYNFACSVCENRIYVAGGKSEVTSARGIAHAEVYDPTLDVWTPLPNMSTLRYKCVGVTWQGKIYVVGGFVERGDSGWMPFVMDRSSAEVYDTQTGRWDLVVGMWQLDVPPNQILAVGERLFSSGDCLKAWKGHIEAYDDKVNIWNVVDGSHLQTLNSPISTNDQNWSPIERLYLTMAPIGTHLFFLAGYRMAGKSSRTMSRVHIFDTSASSDAWRHFEPMEEEGEKELCSHCCVVQV; from the coding sequence ATGGGTTCTCTCCCTTCTCCACCTAGACCCACAACACCACCACCGTCACCGGAATTCTCTCCATCTCGCTATCGGGTCTACGCCTCCTTTTGCCTAAGAGAACCGTCAGCGAACATGAACATCTCCAACTGGATTGAATTTTACAATCCAAGCAACAACACGTGGACTCCAATAACTTCGATTCCAGGCCTGATTGATAATCACGTCTTGAAGGACTTCGTCATGGTTTCTTTAGGAAGCTCAATCTACATAATCGGTGGTCGGCTATGTCGGAAACAAAAAGTAGCTGACTCCGATGATTCCACTGACTTCGTCGACGAAGAAATTGTGGTCTTATCATCGGTCCGGCGCTACAATGTCCAGTCAAACGAATGGTCCACTTGTGCGCCATTAGGCGTGCCACGTTACAACTTTGCATGCTCCGTTTGTGAGAATAGAATCTACGTGGCAGGCGGGAAATCCGAGGTGACAAGTGCGAGGGGCATAGCTCATGCCGAGGTGTACGATCCAACTCTTGATGTGTGGACTCCTTTGCCTAACATGAGCACCTTGAGGTACAAATGTGTGGGTGTGACGTGGCAAGGGAAGATCTACGTGGTTGGCGGGTTTGTGGAGAGAGGGGATTCGGGTTGGATGCCGTTTGTGATGGATCGGAGCTCCGCTGAGGTGTACGACACCCAAACGGGAAGGTGGGACCTCGTGGTGGGGATGTGGCAATTGGATGTGCCACCTAATCAAATCCTGGCCGTTGGTGAGAGGCTGTTTAGTTCCGGTGATTGTCTCAAGGCGTGGAAAGGTCATATTGAAGCCTATGATGACAAAGTTAACATATGGAATGTTGTGGATGGTTCGCACCTTCAAACATTGAACTCGCCCATCTCAACCAATGATCAAAATTGGTCTCCCATCGAACGGCTGTATTTAACTATGGCACCAATTGGGACCCACCTATTTTTCTTGGCTGGTTATCGGATGGCTGGGAAGTCATCAAGAACAATGTCAAGGGTGCACATTTTTGACACGTCGGCATCTAGCGATGCTTGGAGACACTTTGAGCCAATGGAGGAAGAGGGAGAGAAGGAGCTTTGCAGCCACTGTTGTGTTGTTCAAGTATAA